The sequence GTCCCGTCGGGGGGCCGCGGAAAGGCCGGGCGGGTCGCGACGCCGGGCCGGACGCGACGCCGGGCGGGTGACATGGCGGCAAACCAGGGGCGGCAGGTGACGGCGGCGGGAAGCAGCGGGCGCTGGGAAGCAGCGCGGCGGCGAGCGGGAAGCAGCGGGCGCTGGGAAGCAGCGCGGCGGCGAGCGGGCAGCGGCGGGCGCTGGGAAGCAGCGCGGCGGCGAGCGGGCAGCGGCGGGCAACCGGCGGCGGCGAGCGGGTGGGGTCACAGGGGGGTGGGCGGGGTGGAGTGGGGGCGCGCGGGCGGGGCTACCGTGGGAGCGTGGCGCTCTCCCTGGCGATCTCGCCCTGCCCCAACGACACGTTCGTCTTCCACGCGCTGGTACACGGCCGGGTGCCCGGCGCGCCGCCGGTCGAGGTGACCTACGCGGACGTGGACGTCACCAACACGGCCGCCGAGCGGGGCGCGTTCGACCTGGTCAAGGTGAGCTACGCGGCACTGCCCTGGCTGCTGGACGACTACCACCTGCTGCCCTGCGGCGGAGCGCTCGGCCGCGGCTGCGGTCCGCTGGTGCTCACCCGCAGCGCAGCCGGCGACAGAGCAGCCGGCGACAGCGCAGCCGGCGACGGAGCGACCGCCGGTGCCGGCCGGCCGGACCGGGCCGACCTGAGCGGGGCCACGGTGGCGGTGCCCGGTGACCGGACCACGGCGTACCTGCTGTTCCGGCTCTGGTCAGCGGAGCGGCCGCCGGCGCGGATCGAGGTGGTGCCGTTCCACGAGATCATGCCGGCGGTGGCCGCCGGGAAGTACGACGCGGGGCTGGTCATCCACGAGGCGCGGTTCACCTACCACCGGCACGGGCTCACCGCGCTGGTGGACCTGGGCGAGTGGTGGGAGGGCGACACCGGCCTGCCGATCCCGCTCGGCGCGATCCTGGCCCGCAAGGGCGCCGTCGACCCGGTGGCGGCGGCCGGCTGGATCCGGGAGTCCGTCCGCCAGGCCTGGGCCGATCCGGCCGCCAGCCGGGACTACGTGCTCTCGCACGCGCAGGAGATGGAGCCCGACGTGGTGGACCGGCACATCGGCCTCTACGTCAACGAGTTCACCGCGGACCTGGGGGACGCGGGCTTCGCCGCCGTGGAGGCGCTGCTGGGCCGGGCCGCCGACGCCGGGCTGATCCCACCGACCTCCGGCCCTCAGACCTCGAGCTCGCGCGCCACCGCGTGGACCAGTTGAGCGACCTTCTGCGCGGTCTTCTTGTCCGGGAACCGGCCCCGGCGCAGGTCCGGCTGGACCTTCGCCTCCAGCACCTTGATCATGTCTTCGACCAGGCCGTGCAGCTCCTCGGCCGGGCGCCGGCGCAGCTCCGCCATCGACGGCGGCGCGTCCAGCAGCTTGACCCCCATCGCCTGGGCGCCCCGGCGGCTGTCCACCACGCTGAAGTCGACCCGCTGCCCACCCTTCAGGTCGGTGACACCCGCGGGTAGCGCGCCCTTGGGCAGGAACACGTCGCCACCCTCGTCACTGGTGACGAACCCGTATCCCTTGGCCGCGTCATACCACTTCACTCGACCCGTCGGCACCTGAGAACCCCTGCTTCGCTTGAGACGTCTACTGCTGCCTCAAGGCTAGCCCGATGATCCGGTCCAGCGCCGCCGGGAATCCGGTGAGATCGTCCAACACCTGGTACGCCCCGGCGGCCCACAGCTCGTCCGTGCTGCACGGCCCGCTGGCAACCCCGACGCCGGGCACCCCGGCCGCGCCCGCCGCCGCCATGTCCGCCACATGATCGCCGACGTAGAGGGTCGCGCCGTGCTCGCGCAGCGCGGTCGCCTTCTCCTTGGCGAAGAGGTCCCCGGCCACCTCGTCGACGCTCAGCCCGAGGTGCTCCAGGTGCAGCCGGGCCAGCCGGCCGAGCTTGGCGGTCACCACCATCACCCGGCCGCCGCGCGCGTGCACCGCCTCGACCACCTCCCGCGCGCCCGGCAACGGGACGGTCGGGGTGATCGCGTACGCCGGGTACAGCTCGCGGTAGATCGTCACCGCCTCCTCCACCCGCTCAGGCGGGAACCAGTGCGCGATCTCGGTGCGCAAGGGCGGCCCGAGCCGGGAGACCGCGAGGTCCGCGTCGACGGGTACGCCGGTCTGCGCGGTGAGCGCCCGGAAGCAGGCGGCGATGCCGGGGCGGGAGTCGACCAGGGTCATGTCGAGGTCGAAACCGACCATCAGTGGAAGCACCCCGAGAACGTACCCGCCCAAGCCGGACCGAGCCGGACGTCCGAGGGGCGGGACAGGCTCGCAGCGGGCTAGCGTGGAACGACGATGACCACCTCACTCGCCGACCACCTGCGCGCCCTGCCCGACGAGTCGCTGGCCGCCCTGCTCCAGCTGCGGCCCGACCTCGTGGTGCCGGTGCCCGCCGACGTCTCCGCCCTCGCCATCCGGGCCGAGTCGCGGGTC comes from Micromonospora purpureochromogenes and encodes:
- a CDS encoding cold-shock protein, which gives rise to MPTGRVKWYDAAKGYGFVTSDEGGDVFLPKGALPAGVTDLKGGQRVDFSVVDSRRGAQAMGVKLLDAPPSMAELRRRPAEELHGLVEDMIKVLEAKVQPDLRRGRFPDKKTAQKVAQLVHAVARELEV
- a CDS encoding HAD family hydrolase, which gives rise to MLPLMVGFDLDMTLVDSRPGIAACFRALTAQTGVPVDADLAVSRLGPPLRTEIAHWFPPERVEEAVTIYRELYPAYAITPTVPLPGAREVVEAVHARGGRVMVVTAKLGRLARLHLEHLGLSVDEVAGDLFAKEKATALREHGATLYVGDHVADMAAAGAAGVPGVGVASGPCSTDELWAAGAYQVLDDLTGFPAALDRIIGLALRQQ
- a CDS encoding 1,4-dihydroxy-6-naphthoate synthase, which gives rise to MALSLAISPCPNDTFVFHALVHGRVPGAPPVEVTYADVDVTNTAAERGAFDLVKVSYAALPWLLDDYHLLPCGGALGRGCGPLVLTRSAAGDRAAGDSAAGDGATAGAGRPDRADLSGATVAVPGDRTTAYLLFRLWSAERPPARIEVVPFHEIMPAVAAGKYDAGLVIHEARFTYHRHGLTALVDLGEWWEGDTGLPIPLGAILARKGAVDPVAAAGWIRESVRQAWADPAASRDYVLSHAQEMEPDVVDRHIGLYVNEFTADLGDAGFAAVEALLGRAADAGLIPPTSGPQTSSSRATAWTS